Proteins encoded within one genomic window of Setaria italica strain Yugu1 chromosome IV, Setaria_italica_v2.0, whole genome shotgun sequence:
- the LOC101786180 gene encoding uncharacterized protein LOC101786180 codes for MGNVEATSFMVSPELGDALAKVAVFALVQALVYLILRKSSDVFSPGKAAARSLSFRPMRSMSVRRVLATFSDVPVGVPEDGAGAGAPSPSPLDPGAECATSWSK; via the coding sequence ATGGGCAATGTGGAGGCGACGTCGTTCATGGTCTCGCCGGAGCTCGGCGACGCGCTGGCGAAGGTGGCCGTGTTCGCGCTGGTCCAGGCGCTGGTCTACCTGATCCTGCGCAAGTCCTCGGACGTCTTCTCcccggggaaggcggcggcgagatcgCTCAGCTTCCGGCCCATGCGGAGCATGAGCGTCCGCCGCGTGCTGGCCACGTTCTCCGACGTCCCCGTCGGCGTCCCggaggacggcgccggcgccggcgccccgtCGCCTTCGCCGTTGGACCCGGGGGCCGAGTGTGCCACCAGCTGGTCGAAGTGA
- the LOC101786577 gene encoding pantothenate kinase 1, producing the protein MGEATGRRGRVVDLSGAEIRGDIEGRNPPIFLPRQPAASPLLALDIGGTLIKLVYTASCGGGGSGDGDGDGDGAELRFAKFERRRLQECFDFVRAKGLLGCNGTRSSKENMPLKATGGGAYKFADDFREKLGVCLDKLDEMDSVVSGANFLLQNIPGAAFTHMNGQRNPVDVSPNNLFPYLLVNIGSGVSILKVTGNRKFERVTGTHIGGGTMFGLAKLLTGCKSYDEFLQLSQKGDNFVLDLIVKDICGELVCQKQGLSMSTLASSFGKVITSKKKLTDYKPEDLASTLLSAFTYNIAQIAFLVASLLGLRRVFFGGSYIRGHKSTMENISFAIDFWSQSQMQAVFLRHEGYLGALGALMSYGDLSGENLTLEESKEKEPHHEATAPVDGISADEENDSNIFPYLLVNIGSGVSMIEVIGKGKFERIIGSHLGGGTILGLARLLTGCSSYEEFLELSQRGNNLSVDLTVGDIYGEEGYPKIGLPASTTAASFGKVNSNKLSDYKMEDLAAALLNSFTYNIGQIAYFVANLSGLKRIFFRGAYVCGHEKTMDKISRSLKYWSKGEVETTFLCHEGFLGTLGAFWSYENMGIDSLAAHEVIREVLLGAPYTGQFPSLPVTEQQENGENNTLEGEVESLRHENAALKAEVERLQRENVELRAKLGAATL; encoded by the exons atggGCGAGGCGAcgggccgccgcggccgcgtcgtCGACCTCTCGGGCGCCGAGATCCGCGGGGACATCGAGGGCCGCAACCCGCCCATCTTCCTCCCGCGCCAGCCCGCCGCGTCCCCGCTCCTCGCCCTCGACATCGGCG GGACTCTGATCAAGCTGGTGTACACGGCGAgctgcggcggaggaggcagcggcgatggcgacggcgacggcgacggcgcggagCTGCGGTTCGCCAAGTTCGAGAGGCGCCGGCTCCAGGAGTGCTTCGACTTCGTCCGGGCGAAGGGGCTCCTCGGCTGCAACG GGACAAGGTCAAGCAAAGAAAACATGCCGCTGAAG GCTACAGGCGGTGGAGCATATAAATTTGCTGATGATTTCCGGGAGAAACTAGGTGTTTGTCTGGACAAGCTTGATGAAATGGATAGCGTTGTTTCTGGAGCAAACTTTTTGTTGCAG AATATCCCTGGCGCAGCCTTCACACACATGAATGGACAGAGGAATCCAGTAGATGTTTCCCCAAACAACTTGTTTCCTTACCTACTTGTCAACATTGGCTCAGGAGTTAGCATACTGAAG GTCACTGGAAATAGAAAGTTTGAAAGGGTAACTGGGACACACATCGGTGGCGGTACCATGTTTGGTTTAGCGAAACTTTTAACAGGCTGTAAGAG TTATGATGAATTCTTGCAATTAAGCCAGAAAGGGGACAACTTTGTCCTTGATCTAATTGTCAAGGATATATGTGGAGAGCTTGTCTGCCAGAAG CAAGGACTTTCGATGTCAACTCTTGCTTCTAGCTTTGGGAAAGTTATTACTTCCAAAAAAAAGCTGACAGATTATAAGCCTGAAGACCTTGCATCCACATTGTTGAGCGCCTTCACTTACAACATTGCACAG ATTGCTTTCCTTGTTGCATCACTCCTGGGCCTCCGAAGGGTCTTCTTCGGTGGATCATATATACGTGGACACAAAAGCACAATggaaaacatttcttttgcaaTTGATTTCTG GTCACAGAGCCAAATGCAAGCAGTATTCTTGCGACATGAAGGGTATTTGGGAGCGCTTGGTGCCTTAATGAGTTATGGGGATCTCAGTGGTGAAAATCTTACCCTTGAGGAATCAAAGGAGAAG GAGCCTCATCATGAGGCAACAGCACCTGTTGATGGTATATCAGCAGATGAAGAGAATGATAGCAATATATTTCCTTACCTTCTTGTTAATATCGGATCAGGTGTCAGCATGATAGAG GTAATTGGTAAGGGGAAGTTTGAAAGAATTATAGGATCCCATCTAGGTGGTGGTACTATTCTTGGTCTTGCCAGGCTTTTGACTGGCTGTTCAAG TTATGAAGAATTCTTGGAGTTGAGCCAGAGGGGCAATAATTTGTCCGTTGATTTGACTGTTGGAGACATATATGGGGAAGAGGGTTATCCGAAG ATTGGTCTTccagcatccactactgcgGCTAGCTTTGGAAAAGTGAACTCAAACAAACTATCAGATTATAAAATGGAGGATCTTGCTGCTGCTCTATTGAATTCTTTCACTTACAACATTGGGCAG ATAGCCTACTTTGTGGCTAATCTTTCAGGCCTGAAGAGAATTTTCTTCCGAGGTGCTTACGTCTGTGGCCATGAAAAGACTATGGACAAGATCTCTCGTTCCCTAAAATATTG GTCCAAAGGTGAAGTCGAGACAACATTTCTATGTCACGAAGGGTTCTTGGGAACACTGGGTGCATTTTGGAGTTATGAGAACATGGGAATTGATAGCTTGGCAGCACATGAAGTTATTAGGGAGGTCTTGCTTGGTGCACCATACACTGGCCAATTCCCATCTTTACCTGTCACTGAACAACAGGAGAAT GGAGAAAATAATACACTTGAAGGGGAGGTGGAAAGCTTACGGCATGAGAATGCTGCGCTGAAGGCTGAGGTTGAGCGATTACAAAGGGAGAATGTGGAATTGAGAGCTAAGCTGGGAGCTGCAACCTTGTGA